Proteins from a genomic interval of Geotrypetes seraphini chromosome 7, aGeoSer1.1, whole genome shotgun sequence:
- the TMEM251 gene encoding transmembrane protein 251 isoform X1, with the protein MMITNYYKDRAWRMMNFRQRMGWICVWLYLLASATTFYYVFEINETYSRLALEHIQQHPQESHEGTTWTHSLKDRLLSLPFWLWVAIFLVPYLQLFLFLYSCTRADPKTVGYCIIPICLAVVCNRHHTFAKASNQISRLQLIDT; encoded by the coding sequence GGACAGAGCATGGAGAATGATGAACTTCCGCCAGAGGATGGGATGGATTTGTGTCTGGCTCTACCTCCTGGCGAGTGCAACCACTTTTTACTATGTCTTTGAAATAAATGAAACCTACAGCAGACTGGCACTGGAGCACATTCAGCAGCATCCACAGGAGTCTCACGAAGGAACCACATGGACCCATTCCTTAAAGGATCGCctgctctcccttcctttttggcTGTGGGTGGCTATTTTTCTAGTTCCTTATTTGCAGCTATTTCTGTTTCTCTATTCCTGCACACGAGCTGACCCTAAGACTGTGGGTTATTGCATCATTCCCATATGCCTGGCTGTTGTCTGCAACCGCCACCATACGTTCGCTAAAGCCTCTAATCAGATTAGCCGACTGCAGCTGATTGACACGTAG
- the TMEM251 gene encoding transmembrane protein 251 isoform X4, giving the protein MMNFRQRMGWICVWLYLLASATTFYYVFEINETYSRLALEHIQQHPQESHEGTTWTHSLKDRLLSLPFWLWVAIFLVPYLQLFLFLYSCTRADPKTVGYCIIPICLAVVCNRHHTFAKASNQISRLQLIDT; this is encoded by the coding sequence ATGATGAACTTCCGCCAGAGGATGGGATGGATTTGTGTCTGGCTCTACCTCCTGGCGAGTGCAACCACTTTTTACTATGTCTTTGAAATAAATGAAACCTACAGCAGACTGGCACTGGAGCACATTCAGCAGCATCCACAGGAGTCTCACGAAGGAACCACATGGACCCATTCCTTAAAGGATCGCctgctctcccttcctttttggcTGTGGGTGGCTATTTTTCTAGTTCCTTATTTGCAGCTATTTCTGTTTCTCTATTCCTGCACACGAGCTGACCCTAAGACTGTGGGTTATTGCATCATTCCCATATGCCTGGCTGTTGTCTGCAACCGCCACCATACGTTCGCTAAAGCCTCTAATCAGATTAGCCGACTGCAGCTGATTGACACGTAG
- the LOC117363688 gene encoding EKC/KEOPS complex subunit GON7-like gives MELEAELTGRDGGRRSFRPRRGSCSLRDLVAGLARLKEEVSVALSELVAQEKNADVSGAGDQESADEEEEDEDEEEEENTTSKARANGPLAKRTKFHQPGL, from the exons ATGGAGCTGGAAGCCGAGCTCACGGGCCGGGACGGAGGGCGCAGGAGTTTTCGGCCTCGGCGCGGTAGCTGCAGCCTCCGGGATCTAGTGGCTGGGCTGGCTCGGCTGAAAGAAGAGGTTTCCGTGGCTCTGAGTGAACTAGTGGCGCAGGAGAAAAACGCAGACGTTTCGGGCGCTGGGGACCAGGAGTCTGCAG ATGAAgaagaggaggatgaggatgaagaggaagaagaaaacacTACCAGTAAAGCACGTGCAAATGGTCCTCTTGCAAAACGAACAAAATTTCACCAGCCTGGACTTTGA
- the TMEM251 gene encoding transmembrane protein 251 isoform X3, which produces MRDRAWRMMNFRQRMGWICVWLYLLASATTFYYVFEINETYSRLALEHIQQHPQESHEGTTWTHSLKDRLLSLPFWLWVAIFLVPYLQLFLFLYSCTRADPKTVGYCIIPICLAVVCNRHHTFAKASNQISRLQLIDT; this is translated from the coding sequence GGACAGAGCATGGAGAATGATGAACTTCCGCCAGAGGATGGGATGGATTTGTGTCTGGCTCTACCTCCTGGCGAGTGCAACCACTTTTTACTATGTCTTTGAAATAAATGAAACCTACAGCAGACTGGCACTGGAGCACATTCAGCAGCATCCACAGGAGTCTCACGAAGGAACCACATGGACCCATTCCTTAAAGGATCGCctgctctcccttcctttttggcTGTGGGTGGCTATTTTTCTAGTTCCTTATTTGCAGCTATTTCTGTTTCTCTATTCCTGCACACGAGCTGACCCTAAGACTGTGGGTTATTGCATCATTCCCATATGCCTGGCTGTTGTCTGCAACCGCCACCATACGTTCGCTAAAGCCTCTAATCAGATTAGCCGACTGCAGCTGATTGACACGTAG